In one window of Fulvia fulva chromosome 5, complete sequence DNA:
- a CDS encoding Ubiquitin-conjugating enzyme E2 A, with protein sequence MADTPALRKRLLQDIREIQESPYPGIAVHLQNDQLTKACLVLSPEGEPPLHLTIHFPASYPLSPPRIRIESAVTHPNVFDDFICINILDDREAYTPAYSLKGICIQMLSFFASDHVEQMYGENGGIVDRKQWQAGGWKSDPYRRREEEDNFKCDQCGFGHDASPQPNSTPPQDDADHATTEIAAVAGIEPEGANDEPAEKKKEQTLFLVNLPPDILLLFCDRLDEQSLLLAARAWNGFGRLMRAYNIMRNRELQCFTFKQGYQELDLGIGVTIDHTRQGQPIASEFDILSRMAYEQHGVRQSIQGLRFDYWLPLPLAHSHWNRVRGEVDERLQAIAKAKNINGTLDNVIYAFMNDIVVRLSHTAGDYEQPRVRLFGDGEAPKSTLTHASEKAIESYFHLFHLLVCLATERNLWATRANDAIKNFLAGRCGKQDCPNLGYLLIMTLISDAEDSEELNRAIIKEAITRNVVWMLEPEPKGRGMVELSFMETSTISMYRLAKTFEASKTSYRLIMFLNLMRKVVHTVRHEKQKDGTIKKLNLAELRTALFDRHGAPPNGAAAVLAKRVQEIQKVNDFPNFLTNMGIRPPSASNFTTFLRDTVKASMDKGYSKWALTQPEALYYRQKKEPQVERPEGMRAQEPRLGRFSFFAGRGGGQGGGRGGGGRGGRGGGRGRY encoded by the coding sequence ATGGCCGACACACCTGCGCTCCGGAAGCGTCTCCTGCAAGATATCCGCGAGATCCAAGAGAGCCCATACCCAGGTATCGCCGTCCACCTCCAAAATGACCAGCTCACCAAAGCATGCCTGGTGCTCTCTCCAGAAGGCGAACCGCCACTTCACCTCACAATACACTTTCCAGCATCCTACCCACTCAGCCCACCTCGTATCAGGATCGAGAGCGCAGTCACTCACCCGAATGTCTTCGACGACTTCATTTGCATCAACATCCTGGATGACAGAGAAGCTTACACACCTGCTTACTCACTGAAGGGAATCTGCATACAGATGCTGAGCTTCTTCGCCAGCGACCATGTGGAGCAGATGTATGGTGAGAACGGCGGAATCGTGGATCGGAAGCAGTGGCAAGCGGGCGGGTGGAAGAGCGATCCCTACCGTCGACGTGAGGAGGAGGACAACTTCAAGTGCGACCAGTGTGGCTTTGGGCATGACGCGAGTCCCCAACCCAACAGCACGCCACCACAGGACGACGCGGATCATGCTACTACCGAGATCGCTGCCGTGGCGGGGATCGAGCCGGAGGGTGCGAACGACGAGCCAGCAGAGAAGAAGAAAGAACAGACGCTCTTCCTGGTCAACCTACCACCTGACATCCTCCTCCTTTTCTGCGATCGCCTTGACGAGCAATCACTCCTTCTGGCGGCTCGAGCATGGAACGGCTTTGGTCGTTTGATGCGCGCTTACAACATCATGCGCAATCGAGAGCTGCAGTGCTTCACCTTCAAGCAGGGCTACCAGGAGCTCGACTTGGGCATCGGCGTCACCATCGATCACACCCGTCAAGGTCAACCCATCGCCTCTGAGTTCGACATCCTCTCGCGCATGGCTTACGAACAACATGGAGTGCGTCAGTCGATACAAGGCCTTCGCTTCGACTACTGGCTACCACTTCCTCTTGCACACAGCCACTGGAACCGTGTGCGTGGAGAGGTGGACGAGAGACTCCAGGCGATCGCGAAAGCAAAGAACATCAACGGAACACTCGACAATGTCATCTATGCTTTCATGAACGACATCGTCGTGCGCCTCTCACACACTGCTGGAGACTATGAACAGCCTCGCGTTCGCCTCTTCGGTGACGGAGAAGCACCCAAATCGACCTTGACACATGCTTCAGAAAAGGCGATCGAGAGCTACTTTCACCTCTTCCACCTGCTTGTCTGCCTCGCTACAGAACGCAACCTCTGGGCCACCCGCGCCAACGACGCTATCAAGAACTTTCTGGCAGGTCGCTGCGGCAAACAGGACTGTCCAAATCTCGGCTACCTCTTGATCATGACCCTCATCAGCGACGCCGAAGATTCTGAGGAGCTCAATCGTGCTATCATCAAGGAGGCCATCACCCGCAACGTGGTCTGGATGCTCGAGCCTGAACCCAAGGGTCGCGGCATGGTCGAGCTGAGCTTCATGGAGACGTCTACCATCTCGATGTACCGTCTCGCCAAGACCTTCGAAGCCAGCAAGACCAGCTACCGCCTCATCATGTTCCTTAACCTGATGCGCAAGGTGGTCCACACCGTCCGCCACGAGAAGCAGAAGGACGGCACTATCAAGAAGCTCAACCTTGCCGAGCTCCGCACCGCGCTCTTCGATCGACATGGTGCACCGCCAAATGGTGCTGCTGCGGTCCTTGCGAAGCGTGTCCAGGAGATCCAGAAGGTGAATGACTTCCCGAACTTCTTGACAAATATGGGGATCCGACCTCCATCTGCGTCGAACTTTACCACTTTCTTGCGCGATACTGTCAAGGCGAGTATGGACAAGGGGTACAGCAAGTGGGCGCTCACTCAGCCAGAGGCGCTGTACTACCGTCAGAAGAAGGAGCCGCAGGTGGAGCGTCCGGAGGGTATGAGAGCACAGGAGCCGCGACTTGGTCGGTTCAGCTTCTTCGCTGGTCGTGGTGGCGGACAGGGTGGTGGTCGAGGCGGTGGTGGCAGAGGAGGCCGTGGAGGCGGACGTGGAAGATACTAG